Proteins from a single region of Nocardiopsis dassonvillei subsp. dassonvillei DSM 43111:
- a CDS encoding EamA family transporter → MSVPPARHRSSGLAFALASALAFGGSGVFARPLLDAGMDSLHVTWLRVAGAALLLLPVALTHWRTARRRPLLVLAYGVFPMAGVQALYFASIARIPVGIALLIEFLGPVLVLLWLRVVRRTRVSPAAVVGVVLAVAGLGLLLEVWAGVRLDAVGVGLALGAAAAQAVFFLLSDSMGEDTHPLAVVAFGSLVAAALLGVLARPWTLPWHMLADPVALGGFSFPGWAAALWLGLVCTALAYFLGISAVRRLSPQVAGAVAYLEVVTAIVLAWALLGEALTPVQAVGAAVIVAGALVAQTAVPPAPAPPESDPEQPPVTASS, encoded by the coding sequence GTGTCCGTCCCACCCGCGCGCCACCGGAGCTCGGGGCTGGCCTTCGCGCTCGCCTCGGCACTCGCCTTCGGCGGTTCGGGCGTCTTCGCCCGCCCCCTGCTGGACGCGGGGATGGACTCCCTCCACGTCACCTGGCTGCGCGTGGCCGGTGCGGCGCTGCTGCTGTTGCCCGTGGCCCTGACCCACTGGCGCACCGCCCGCCGCCGCCCGCTGCTGGTGCTGGCCTACGGCGTCTTCCCGATGGCCGGGGTCCAGGCGCTGTACTTCGCCTCCATCGCGCGCATCCCCGTGGGCATCGCCCTGCTCATCGAGTTCCTCGGTCCGGTCCTGGTCCTGCTGTGGCTGCGCGTGGTGCGCCGCACCCGGGTCTCCCCCGCCGCCGTGGTCGGCGTGGTCCTGGCCGTGGCCGGGCTCGGCCTGCTGCTGGAGGTGTGGGCGGGCGTGCGCCTGGACGCGGTCGGCGTCGGGCTGGCGCTGGGCGCCGCCGCGGCGCAGGCCGTCTTCTTCCTGCTCTCGGACAGCATGGGCGAGGACACCCACCCGCTGGCCGTGGTGGCCTTCGGCTCCCTGGTCGCCGCGGCGCTGCTGGGCGTCCTGGCCCGGCCCTGGACGCTGCCCTGGCACATGCTCGCCGACCCGGTCGCGCTCGGCGGGTTCTCCTTCCCCGGCTGGGCGGCCGCCCTGTGGCTGGGCCTGGTGTGCACCGCGCTCGCCTACTTCCTCGGAATCTCGGCGGTCCGGCGACTGTCCCCGCAGGTCGCCGGGGCGGTCGCTTACCTGGAGGTGGTCACCGCGATCGTGCTGGCCTGGGCGCTGCTGGGTGAGGCGCTCACCCCCGTGCAGGCCGTCGGCGCCGCCGTCATCGTCGCGGGCGCCCTCGTCGCCCAGACCGCCGTGCCCCCGGCCCCCGCGCCGCCGGAGTCCGACCCCGAGCAACCGCCTGTCACCGCCTCATCCTGA
- a CDS encoding cysteine hydrolase family protein, with protein MSTNQPSTTLRRVIGLDDQPPGLGDAVLVMIDIQNTYRTGVMALEGAEEALAASARLLERARAAGTPVVHVVNDGGEGTPYDIHARIGAISDEVAPADGEPVVVKRFPDSFHLTELERTLTALGAAPGSGKDLVLAGFMTHMCVNYTAQGAFNLGYRPSVVAETTATRALTAPDGTVLPAATLQAAALTTIADLFGTVVPTVNALTD; from the coding sequence ATGAGCACGAACCAGCCATCCACGACCCTGCGCCGCGTCATCGGTCTGGACGACCAGCCGCCCGGTCTGGGCGACGCCGTCCTGGTCATGATCGACATCCAGAACACCTACCGCACCGGCGTCATGGCGCTGGAAGGCGCCGAGGAAGCCCTCGCGGCCAGCGCCCGGCTGCTGGAGCGCGCCCGCGCCGCGGGCACTCCCGTCGTCCACGTCGTCAACGACGGGGGCGAGGGCACCCCCTACGACATCCACGCCCGCATCGGCGCCATCAGCGACGAGGTCGCCCCGGCCGACGGCGAGCCGGTCGTGGTCAAGCGGTTCCCCGATTCCTTCCACCTCACCGAACTGGAGAGGACCCTGACCGCCCTGGGCGCCGCCCCGGGCAGCGGCAAGGACCTCGTGCTGGCCGGTTTCATGACGCACATGTGCGTCAACTACACGGCCCAGGGCGCCTTCAACCTCGGCTACCGCCCCAGCGTCGTCGCCGAGACCACCGCCACCCGCGCCCTCACCGCTCCGGACGGCACCGTCCTGCCCGCCGCCACCCTCCAGGCCGCCGCCCTGACCACCATCGCCGACCTGTTCGGCACGGTCGTCCCCACCGTCAACGCCCTCACCGACTGA
- a CDS encoding Gfo/Idh/MocA family protein: MRVGVVGLGMGLHLAVWAARLGMDVVAACDRDPSLHAAARERLPGATLTDRWRDLLDQDLDGVILANDFDAHAPLALAFLDRGVHVLSETAACADEAEARALVAAADRSSATYSLAENYTLHPHVLLVREAVRAGELGRISLIEADYLHGMSPEGVAGLTGDPAHWRGRIAPTAYCTHSLSPILAITGAHPVEVSAFTVDEAAPRQASTMVVRLSTGALAVTRNGFLQGEPDSHWSWVSVRGTRGLAESVRARGERAWSVRVRHEGWTRPDGDAHEEERVPPALSLDGEPVERGAEGTVRLLRGFRDTVEHGAEPLVPVRAAVAASLVGVAGAESLARGSCPVPVPPL, translated from the coding sequence ATGCGCGTGGGAGTGGTGGGACTGGGGATGGGCCTGCACCTGGCGGTGTGGGCCGCCAGACTGGGCATGGACGTGGTGGCGGCCTGCGACCGCGACCCCTCCCTGCACGCCGCGGCCCGCGAGCGGCTGCCAGGCGCGACCCTCACCGACCGCTGGCGGGACCTGCTCGACCAGGACTTGGACGGGGTCATTCTGGCCAACGACTTCGACGCCCACGCGCCCCTGGCCCTGGCCTTCCTCGACCGCGGCGTCCACGTGCTCTCCGAGACCGCCGCGTGCGCCGACGAGGCCGAGGCGAGGGCGCTGGTCGCGGCGGCCGACCGCTCGTCGGCGACCTACTCCCTGGCCGAGAACTACACCCTCCACCCGCACGTGCTGCTCGTCCGCGAGGCCGTCCGGGCGGGCGAACTGGGCCGGATCAGCCTCATCGAGGCCGACTACCTGCACGGCATGTCCCCCGAGGGCGTCGCCGGGCTGACCGGCGACCCCGCCCACTGGCGCGGGCGCATCGCCCCCACCGCCTACTGCACCCACTCCCTGTCACCGATCCTGGCGATCACCGGTGCGCACCCGGTGGAGGTCAGCGCGTTCACCGTGGACGAGGCCGCGCCGCGCCAGGCCAGCACCATGGTGGTGCGCCTGTCCACGGGCGCCCTGGCCGTCACCCGCAACGGCTTCCTCCAGGGCGAACCCGACAGCCACTGGAGCTGGGTGTCGGTGCGCGGCACCCGCGGGCTGGCCGAGTCGGTGCGGGCGCGGGGAGAGCGCGCCTGGTCGGTGCGCGTGCGCCACGAGGGGTGGACCCGCCCCGACGGCGACGCCCACGAGGAGGAACGCGTCCCGCCCGCGCTGTCGCTGGACGGCGAGCCCGTGGAACGCGGGGCCGAGGGCACGGTGCGCCTGCTGCGGGGCTTTCGCGACACCGTCGAGCACGGCGCCGAGCCGCTGGTGCCGGTGCGCGCGGCCGTGGCGGCCTCCCTGGTCGGGGTGGCCGGGGCCGAGTCGCTGGCCCGGGGGTCGTGTCCGGTCCCGGTTCCGCCGCTGTGA
- a CDS encoding GlxA family transcriptional regulator — protein sequence MSLPHRVVIGVFPDVDLLDVTGPAEVFALANQEAPGRADYRVLLAGPTRGEVRTSAGVRLLTDVSFDDVGGQVDTLLVPGAVDMGDDGPVARIDSDVVAWVRETAPCARRVASVCVGAHVLAAAGLLDGRTATTHWSTAAQLAADHPAVTVDPDPIFVRADRGRLWTGAGISACLDLALALVAEDLGEDVALAVARQLVMYLKRQSGQSQFSVPLSRPASARRDIDELLLWISDHLDEDLSAEVLAARMHLSERHFARVFAQETGTGPAAYVEGVRVEAARRLLETTDDPLDRVAARAGFGSTETLHRAFRRQLATTPAAYRRRFRTQAA from the coding sequence ATGTCCCTTCCGCACCGTGTCGTCATCGGGGTCTTCCCCGACGTCGACCTCCTTGACGTCACCGGCCCGGCCGAGGTCTTCGCGCTGGCCAACCAGGAGGCCCCGGGCCGTGCCGACTACCGGGTCCTCCTCGCCGGGCCGACCCGCGGCGAGGTGCGGACGTCGGCGGGCGTGCGGCTGCTCACCGACGTGTCCTTCGACGACGTCGGCGGACAGGTGGACACGCTGCTGGTACCCGGCGCGGTCGACATGGGCGACGACGGCCCCGTGGCCCGGATCGACTCCGACGTCGTGGCGTGGGTGCGGGAGACCGCCCCCTGCGCCCGGCGGGTGGCGTCGGTGTGCGTGGGCGCGCACGTACTGGCGGCGGCCGGACTGCTGGACGGCAGGACCGCGACCACGCACTGGTCGACCGCCGCGCAGCTCGCCGCCGACCATCCGGCCGTCACGGTCGACCCGGACCCGATCTTCGTCCGCGCCGACCGCGGACGGCTGTGGACGGGCGCCGGGATCAGCGCCTGCCTGGACCTCGCACTCGCCCTGGTGGCCGAGGATCTGGGTGAGGACGTCGCGCTGGCGGTGGCCCGGCAGCTGGTGATGTACCTCAAGCGGCAGAGCGGGCAGAGCCAGTTCTCCGTGCCGCTCAGCCGGCCCGCCTCCGCCCGCCGCGACATCGACGAGCTGCTGCTGTGGATTTCCGACCACCTCGACGAGGACCTGTCCGCGGAGGTGCTGGCGGCCCGGATGCACCTGAGCGAACGGCACTTCGCCCGCGTCTTCGCCCAGGAGACCGGCACCGGTCCCGCCGCCTACGTCGAGGGCGTCCGGGTCGAGGCCGCCCGGCGCCTGCTGGAGACCACCGACGACCCGCTCGACCGGGTCGCGGCCAGGGCCGGGTTCGGCTCGACGGAGACCCTGCACCGGGCGTTCCGGCGACAGCTCGCCACCACCCCCGCCGCCTACCGCCGCCGCTTCCGCACCCAGGCCGCCTGA
- a CDS encoding phosphotransferase — translation MTHPTDTDSGTDNRGKRLAGGMMTTVFRYGGHVVRTATPAAPAIHAHLRALGESGFRGAPVPLRLRDDGREELTFVEGDVALPPFPDWAFTEHTLRSCAELLRLYHDAAARVPVDASAAWNTGSTGMADPEGGPILCHNDPCLENIVFRRGRATALIDFDLAAPGRPVWDVAALAYYLVPALDPVSAAGTPHEGSDVAHRLRLLADAYGLSPEDRRALPGTVEEYTAVARVFVAERVENGDGLFARDLERTGGWERWDRRQAWLADQRAVFVGALVS, via the coding sequence ATGACCCATCCGACCGACACCGACAGCGGCACCGACAACAGGGGGAAGCGGCTGGCCGGCGGCATGATGACCACGGTGTTCCGGTACGGCGGCCACGTCGTGCGCACCGCGACACCCGCCGCGCCCGCCATCCACGCCCACCTTCGCGCCCTGGGCGAGAGCGGATTCAGGGGCGCTCCGGTGCCGCTGCGGCTGCGCGACGACGGCCGGGAGGAGCTGACCTTCGTGGAGGGGGACGTCGCCCTCCCGCCGTTCCCCGACTGGGCGTTCACCGAACACACCCTGCGCTCGTGCGCCGAACTGCTGCGCCTTTACCACGACGCCGCCGCACGCGTGCCCGTGGACGCCTCGGCCGCCTGGAACACCGGCTCCACCGGGATGGCCGATCCCGAGGGCGGTCCCATCCTGTGCCACAACGACCCCTGCCTGGAGAACATCGTCTTCCGCCGCGGCCGGGCCACGGCCCTGATCGACTTCGACCTGGCCGCGCCGGGCCGCCCCGTCTGGGACGTGGCGGCACTGGCCTACTACCTGGTGCCCGCGCTCGACCCGGTCTCGGCCGCCGGGACCCCGCACGAGGGGAGCGACGTCGCGCACCGGCTGCGCCTCCTCGCCGACGCCTACGGGCTCTCCCCCGAGGACCGCCGCGCCCTGCCGGGGACGGTCGAGGAGTACACGGCCGTCGCCCGCGTCTTCGTGGCCGAGCGGGTCGAGAACGGTGACGGCCTGTTCGCCCGCGACCTGGAGCGGACGGGCGGGTGGGAGCGCTGGGACCGCCGCCAGGCCTGGCTGGCCGACCAGCGCGCGGTGTTCGTCGGAGCGCTGGTGTCCTGA
- a CDS encoding carbohydrate ABC transporter permease produces the protein MSALLQRRPAKAPDAPAGAKPRRRVGKSPAPGKRRNENLAAYGFLAPWFVGLVLITAGPLLASLYFSFTDYNLIGDYEWVGLENYQRMFDDERLHSALRVTFVYVFVSVPLQLALALALAMILDRGVRGLPLYRSVYYLPSLLGGSVAIAILWRQVFGAEGLINQVLAFFGIQGEGWVSHPDYALGTLIVLNVWTFGAPMVIFLAGLRQIPAMYYEAAAVDGAGPLRRFWNITVPMLTPIIFFNMVLQFINAFQTFTQAFVVSGGTGGPSDSTLFYTLYLYLRGFGSFDMGYASAMAWLLLLIIGGFTAVNFIASKYWVFYGD, from the coding sequence GTGAGCGCCCTCCTGCAACGGCGGCCCGCCAAGGCCCCCGACGCCCCGGCCGGCGCCAAGCCGCGCCGCAGGGTCGGCAAGAGCCCGGCCCCTGGCAAGCGGCGGAACGAGAACCTCGCCGCCTACGGCTTCCTGGCCCCGTGGTTCGTCGGCCTGGTGCTCATCACCGCGGGCCCCCTCCTGGCCTCCCTGTACTTCTCCTTCACCGACTACAACCTCATCGGCGACTACGAGTGGGTCGGCCTGGAGAACTACCAGCGGATGTTCGACGACGAGCGCCTGCACAGCGCGCTCAGGGTCACGTTCGTCTACGTCTTCGTGTCGGTGCCGCTCCAGCTCGCCCTGGCCCTGGCCCTGGCCATGATCCTGGACCGCGGCGTGCGGGGGCTGCCCCTGTACCGGTCGGTGTACTACCTGCCCTCCCTGCTCGGCGGCAGCGTGGCCATCGCCATCCTGTGGCGCCAGGTCTTCGGCGCGGAGGGCCTGATCAACCAGGTGCTCGCCTTCTTCGGCATCCAGGGCGAGGGCTGGGTCTCCCACCCCGACTACGCGCTGGGCACCCTGATCGTGCTCAACGTGTGGACCTTCGGCGCGCCCATGGTGATCTTCCTGGCGGGTCTGCGCCAGATCCCCGCCATGTACTACGAGGCCGCCGCGGTGGACGGGGCGGGCCCCCTGCGCCGCTTCTGGAACATCACCGTGCCGATGCTCACCCCGATCATCTTCTTCAACATGGTGCTGCAGTTCATCAACGCCTTCCAGACCTTCACCCAGGCGTTCGTGGTCAGCGGCGGCACCGGCGGCCCCTCGGACTCCACGCTCTTCTACACGCTCTACCTCTACCTGCGCGGTTTCGGCTCCTTCGACATGGGCTACGCCTCGGCGATGGCCTGGCTGCTGCTGCTGATCATCGGCGGGTTCACCGCGGTGAACTTCATCGCCTCCAAGTACTGGGTCTTCTATGGCGACTAA
- a CDS encoding helix-turn-helix domain-containing protein: protein MSDTLGTALASTLRELRRARGLSGGALAELSGVSRGMISRIENGEAQPTASLLGRLAAALGITLSELIARAEQGDRRLVRAREQPVWTDPGTGYRRRAVSPASGGPIELVEVELPPGARVGFPAQAYALTHHQIWVLEGTLAFREGGVEHVLERGDCLHLGPPEPCEFHNPTGADCRYLVVISRRGA from the coding sequence ATGAGCGACACACTGGGAACGGCCCTGGCCTCGACCCTGCGAGAGCTGCGCCGGGCCCGCGGACTGAGCGGAGGGGCGCTGGCCGAGCTGTCCGGTGTCTCCCGGGGCATGATCAGCCGGATCGAGAACGGCGAGGCCCAGCCCACCGCCTCCCTGCTGGGGCGGCTCGCCGCCGCGCTCGGCATCACCCTGTCGGAGCTGATCGCGCGCGCCGAGCAGGGCGACCGCCGCCTGGTACGCGCGCGCGAGCAGCCCGTGTGGACCGATCCCGGGACGGGATACCGGAGGCGCGCGGTCTCGCCCGCGTCCGGCGGCCCGATCGAACTGGTGGAGGTGGAGCTGCCGCCGGGGGCGCGGGTGGGCTTCCCCGCGCAGGCCTACGCCCTCACCCACCACCAGATCTGGGTGCTGGAGGGCACGCTCGCCTTCCGAGAGGGCGGTGTGGAGCACGTGCTGGAACGGGGCGACTGCCTGCACCTGGGCCCGCCCGAGCCGTGCGAGTTCCACAACCCGACCGGTGCGGACTGCCGGTACCTGGTGGTCATCTCCCGGCGCGGAGCCTGA
- a CDS encoding ABC transporter substrate-binding protein: protein MHAHPGNGRPQARRRSPFLSVAAGVGAVVMAATACGGSEPDDGTVELRFSWWGADDRHSTTQQVIDLFEAENPGITIVPEYTDWAGYWDRLATSTAANDAPDIITQEERYLREYGDRGALLDLNEVELDLSGIDPLVAESGDLDGQTFGVATGVNAYAILADPQAFEDAGVEMPDDETWTWDDYIEISAQISEATDGEVVGTQSMSYNETGFQIFARQRGENLYAEDGSLGFSQETLEEWFSVTEQLVENGGQPGAAESVEIEAGGPDQSVLSTNQGAMAHFWTNQLGGISASSGRDIELLRYPGESTEDRTGMFFKPAMFYSISAGTEHPEEAALFVDFLLNSEEAAELILADRGLPANVDVRSHIIDSLPEADARSAVFLSEIEGTIVDGNPPPPIGAGQVVDITKRVTEDLTFGELTPAEAAEQFMSEVEAATGEA from the coding sequence ATGCACGCACACCCTGGCAACGGGCGCCCCCAGGCCCGTCGCCGCAGCCCTTTCCTCTCCGTGGCCGCGGGAGTGGGCGCCGTCGTCATGGCGGCCACCGCCTGTGGCGGCTCCGAGCCCGACGACGGCACGGTCGAGCTGCGCTTCTCCTGGTGGGGCGCGGACGACCGCCACTCCACCACCCAGCAGGTCATCGACCTGTTCGAGGCCGAGAACCCGGGCATCACCATCGTCCCCGAGTACACCGACTGGGCCGGGTACTGGGACCGCCTGGCCACCAGCACCGCTGCCAACGACGCCCCCGACATCATCACGCAGGAGGAGCGCTACCTGCGCGAGTACGGCGACCGCGGCGCCCTGCTCGACCTCAACGAGGTCGAGTTGGACCTGTCGGGGATCGACCCCCTGGTGGCCGAGAGCGGCGACCTGGACGGGCAGACCTTCGGTGTGGCCACCGGCGTGAACGCCTACGCGATCCTGGCCGACCCCCAGGCCTTCGAGGACGCGGGCGTGGAGATGCCCGACGACGAGACGTGGACCTGGGACGACTACATCGAGATCTCGGCCCAGATCAGCGAGGCCACCGACGGCGAGGTCGTGGGCACGCAGAGCATGTCCTACAACGAGACGGGCTTCCAGATCTTCGCCCGCCAGCGCGGGGAGAACCTCTACGCCGAGGACGGATCCCTCGGCTTCTCCCAGGAGACGCTGGAGGAGTGGTTCTCCGTCACCGAGCAGCTGGTGGAGAACGGCGGCCAGCCCGGCGCGGCCGAGAGCGTGGAGATCGAGGCGGGCGGCCCCGACCAGTCGGTGCTCTCCACCAACCAGGGCGCGATGGCCCACTTCTGGACCAACCAGCTGGGCGGCATCTCGGCCTCCTCCGGCCGCGACATCGAACTGCTGCGCTACCCGGGTGAGAGCACCGAGGACCGCACCGGCATGTTCTTCAAGCCGGCCATGTTCTACTCCATCTCCGCGGGCACCGAGCACCCGGAGGAGGCGGCGCTGTTCGTGGACTTCCTGCTCAACAGCGAGGAGGCGGCCGAGCTGATCCTGGCCGACCGCGGTCTGCCCGCCAACGTGGACGTGCGGTCCCACATCATCGACTCTCTGCCCGAGGCCGACGCCCGCAGCGCGGTGTTCCTGTCCGAGATCGAGGGCACGATCGTGGACGGCAACCCGCCGCCGCCGATCGGCGCGGGGCAGGTCGTGGACATCACCAAGCGCGTCACCGAGGACCTGACCTTCGGCGAGCTGACCCCGGCCGAGGCCGCGGAGCAGTTCATGTCGGAGGTCGAGGCGGCCACCGGCGAGGCCTGA
- the gdhA gene encoding NADP-specific glutamate dehydrogenase, with amino-acid sequence MPFADEAGRDHHPGVRSAYEHVVRRNPDEPEFQQAVLEVLDDLSPALTRHPEYAEQRILERLCEPERQVVFRVPWRDDQGRVHVNRGFRVEFNSALGPYKGGLRFHPSVNLGVIKFLGFEQIFKNALTGMNIGGGKGGSDFDPKGRSEAEIERFCQSFMTELHRHLGEHTDVPAGDIGVGGREIGYLFGQYRRLANRWEAGVITGKGLEWGGSRVRTEATGYGSVLFTQRMLERSDRALDGQRVVVSGSGNVAIYSVEKAQQLGANVVAVSDSGGYVVDDKGLDLDLLKQVKEVERARISVYAERRGGGAHYVEGGSIWDVPCDVALPSATQNELDADAARTLVRNGVVAVAEGANMPTTPEAVKVLREAGVLFAPGKAANAGGVATSVLEMRQNARRTSWSFEHAEAELAETMAGIHDRCEEAAERYGAPGDYVLGANVAGFERVAGAMLAQGLI; translated from the coding sequence ATGCCCTTCGCCGACGAGGCAGGCCGTGACCACCACCCCGGAGTCCGATCCGCCTACGAGCACGTCGTGCGCCGCAACCCCGACGAGCCGGAGTTCCAGCAGGCGGTGCTGGAGGTCCTGGACGACCTCTCCCCGGCCCTGACCCGGCACCCCGAGTACGCCGAACAGCGCATCCTGGAGCGCCTGTGCGAGCCCGAGCGCCAGGTGGTCTTCCGGGTGCCCTGGCGCGACGACCAGGGCCGGGTGCACGTCAACCGGGGCTTCCGGGTGGAGTTCAACAGCGCGCTGGGCCCCTACAAGGGCGGGCTGCGCTTCCACCCCAGCGTCAACCTCGGCGTGATCAAGTTCCTGGGCTTCGAGCAGATCTTCAAGAACGCCCTGACCGGCATGAACATCGGCGGCGGCAAGGGCGGCAGCGACTTCGACCCCAAGGGCCGCTCCGAGGCGGAGATCGAGCGGTTCTGCCAGTCGTTCATGACCGAGCTGCACCGCCACCTGGGTGAGCACACCGACGTCCCGGCCGGGGACATCGGCGTGGGCGGCCGCGAGATCGGCTACCTGTTCGGCCAGTACCGGCGCCTGGCCAACCGCTGGGAGGCCGGGGTGATCACCGGCAAGGGCCTGGAGTGGGGCGGCTCACGGGTGCGCACCGAGGCCACCGGGTACGGCAGCGTGCTCTTCACCCAGCGGATGCTGGAGCGGTCGGACCGCGCTCTGGACGGCCAGCGCGTGGTGGTCTCCGGGTCGGGCAACGTGGCGATCTACTCGGTGGAGAAGGCCCAGCAGCTGGGCGCGAACGTGGTGGCCGTCTCCGACTCCGGCGGCTACGTGGTGGACGACAAGGGCCTGGACCTGGACCTGCTCAAGCAGGTCAAGGAGGTCGAACGCGCCCGGATCAGCGTCTACGCCGAGCGTCGCGGCGGGGGCGCCCACTACGTCGAGGGCGGCAGCATCTGGGACGTGCCGTGCGACGTGGCGCTGCCCTCGGCCACCCAGAACGAGCTGGACGCCGACGCGGCGCGCACACTGGTGCGCAACGGCGTGGTGGCGGTGGCGGAGGGCGCGAACATGCCCACCACACCCGAGGCGGTCAAGGTGCTGCGCGAGGCCGGTGTGCTGTTCGCGCCGGGCAAGGCGGCCAACGCCGGCGGTGTGGCCACCAGCGTGCTGGAGATGCGCCAGAACGCGCGGCGCACGTCGTGGTCCTTCGAGCACGCCGAGGCCGAGCTGGCCGAGACGATGGCGGGCATCCACGACCGCTGCGAGGAGGCGGCCGAGCGCTACGGGGCGCCGGGCGACTACGTGCTGGGCGCCAACGTGGCCGGGTTCGAGCGGGTGGCGGGCGCGATGCTGGCCCAGGGCCTGATCTAA
- a CDS encoding carbohydrate ABC transporter permease yields MATKTMPPVTSQKRTRAEHTRRLITHIGLIAFGLVMLYPLLWMLSSSFKPTEEIFRAPGLIPETFTPGNYTEGWNALQFPFHHYLLNSAIVVAGAIVGNLIGCSMAAYAFARLEFRGKRLFFAVMMATIMLPIHVVIVPQYILFAELDWINTFLPLIVPKLLATDGFFIFLMVQFIRGLPRDLDEAARIDGCGHVRIFFQIIMPLSLPALATSAIFTFIWTWNDFFSQLIFLTDPSMYTVPVALRTFVDSTSQTSWGPLFAMSIVALGPVFGFFLAGQRYLVKGIATTGIK; encoded by the coding sequence ATGGCGACTAAGACAATGCCCCCCGTGACCTCGCAGAAGCGCACGCGGGCCGAACACACACGACGGCTGATCACGCACATCGGGCTCATCGCCTTCGGGCTGGTCATGCTCTACCCGCTGCTGTGGATGCTCTCCAGCTCGTTCAAGCCCACCGAGGAGATCTTCCGCGCCCCGGGCCTGATCCCCGAGACCTTCACCCCGGGCAACTACACCGAGGGGTGGAACGCCCTCCAGTTCCCCTTCCACCACTACCTGCTCAACTCGGCGATCGTGGTGGCCGGGGCGATCGTGGGCAACCTCATCGGCTGCTCGATGGCGGCCTACGCCTTCGCCCGGCTGGAGTTCCGCGGCAAGCGGCTGTTCTTCGCCGTCATGATGGCCACGATCATGCTGCCGATCCACGTCGTGATCGTGCCGCAGTACATCCTCTTCGCCGAGCTGGACTGGATCAACACCTTCCTGCCGCTGATCGTGCCCAAGCTGCTGGCCACGGACGGGTTCTTCATCTTCCTCATGGTGCAGTTCATCCGCGGACTGCCCCGCGACCTGGACGAGGCGGCGCGCATCGACGGCTGCGGCCACGTGCGCATCTTCTTCCAGATCATCATGCCGCTGTCCCTGCCGGCCCTGGCCACCAGCGCGATCTTCACCTTCATCTGGACCTGGAACGACTTCTTCAGCCAGCTGATCTTCCTCACCGACCCGTCGATGTACACCGTCCCCGTCGCCCTGCGCACCTTCGTCGACTCGACCTCGCAGACCTCCTGGGGTCCGCTGTTCGCCATGTCGATCGTCGCCCTGGGCCCCGTCTTCGGTTTCTTCCTCGCGGGTCAGCGATACCTCGTCAAGGGCATCGCCACCACCGGAATCAAGTAG
- a CDS encoding GNAT family N-acetyltransferase, producing MVDMTSMPTLTVRDATPADAPACAAIYSPYVTDTAITFEYEPPTAEQMAERIAAAQRRHAWIVLEDADGVVGYAYGGPFRTRDAYRWSCEVSVYLAMGRRRTGAGRALYRELLPRLAERGMRTAVACMTLPNEASLGLHRSLGFEDVGVMRRVGRKFDAWHDVAWAQIGLTPAQG from the coding sequence ATGGTCGACATGACTTCGATGCCGACCCTCACTGTCCGCGACGCGACCCCCGCGGACGCCCCGGCGTGCGCGGCGATCTACTCCCCCTACGTCACCGACACCGCGATCACCTTCGAGTACGAGCCGCCCACCGCCGAGCAGATGGCCGAACGGATCGCCGCGGCCCAGCGGCGGCACGCCTGGATCGTGCTGGAGGACGCCGACGGGGTCGTCGGCTACGCCTACGGCGGACCCTTCCGCACCCGCGACGCCTACCGGTGGTCGTGCGAGGTCAGCGTCTACCTGGCGATGGGCCGCAGGCGCACCGGCGCGGGCCGCGCCCTGTACCGGGAGCTGCTGCCCCGTCTGGCCGAACGCGGCATGCGCACCGCCGTCGCGTGCATGACCCTGCCCAACGAGGCCAGCCTGGGCCTGCACCGCTCCCTGGGTTTCGAGGACGTGGGCGTCATGCGCCGGGTGGGCCGCAAGTTCGACGCCTGGCACGACGTCGCCTGGGCCCAGATCGGCCTCACCCCCGCACAGGGCTGA